One stretch of Corynebacterium callunae DSM 20147 DNA includes these proteins:
- a CDS encoding poly(ethylene terephthalate) hydrolase family protein, which yields MAENLNKHLSKLSKRGPYRVLVGDLNYAGLPGKIYTPAEGNGIPGVAFGHDWLKPIKHYHQTLRHLASWGIAVAAPDTETGFMPDHKGFASDLDSAMQILGGVKLGSGNVTVNPARLGVIGHGMGAGAAVLAAANRDIVHAVGAIYPAKTSPSALDAAFSVKAPGLVIGSAQLSLFETPEASKLAANWAGHVAYREMEKGTQQGFSEDALFQLFAGIGRPQTGAQETVRGLITGFLLHTLAEEKKYKAFSDPTAEAKKVKSYFGQELQEHAFPKDNSPFAFLNEKNQEIAS from the coding sequence GTGGCTGAGAATCTGAATAAACATCTATCCAAATTGTCCAAGCGCGGTCCTTATCGCGTCCTCGTGGGCGATCTCAATTATGCAGGTCTACCTGGCAAGATCTACACCCCCGCCGAAGGAAATGGCATTCCAGGTGTAGCTTTTGGCCATGATTGGCTCAAACCAATTAAGCATTATCACCAAACTTTGCGACACCTGGCTAGCTGGGGAATCGCCGTTGCAGCTCCAGATACCGAAACTGGATTTATGCCAGACCATAAAGGTTTTGCCTCTGATCTAGACTCCGCCATGCAAATTCTGGGTGGCGTGAAGCTGGGTTCTGGAAATGTCACCGTTAATCCAGCCCGCTTGGGTGTTATTGGACATGGCATGGGCGCAGGTGCAGCGGTTTTGGCTGCCGCTAACCGCGATATCGTCCATGCAGTTGGTGCTATCTACCCCGCTAAGACCTCCCCTTCTGCACTTGATGCAGCATTTAGTGTTAAAGCTCCAGGCCTGGTTATTGGCTCTGCCCAGCTCAGTCTTTTTGAAACACCTGAGGCCAGCAAGCTCGCTGCCAACTGGGCTGGACACGTGGCTTACCGCGAGATGGAAAAGGGCACTCAACAAGGCTTTTCTGAAGATGCCCTCTTCCAATTGTTCGCTGGAATTGGCCGTCCTCAAACTGGCGCCCAAGAAACGGTTCGTGGCTTGATCACCGGTTTCTTGCTGCACACCTTGGCCGAGGAAAAGAAATACAAGGCTTTTTCCGATCCCACCGCGGAGGCCAAGAAGGTTAAGTCCTACTTTGGTCAGGAACTTCAAGAACATGCTTTCCCTAAAGACAACTCCCCCTTTGCCTTCCTTAATGAAAAGAACCAAGAAATCGCTTCCTAG
- the alr gene encoding alanine racemase has product MNLLTKRIDLDAIAHNTRLLKNLAGPAKLMAVVKANAYNHGVERVAPVIAQNGADAFGVATLAEALQLREIGIKQEVLCWIWSPEQDYTAAIAQNIDLAVVSPQHAQALINTDAKHIRVSVKIDTGLHRSGVDEQDWHEVFSQLHAAPHIEVTGLFTHLSCADEPENPETDAQNDAFRRALAVAHSVGLEVPVNHMCNSPAALTRPDLHFQMIRPGLALYGLEPIEGLDHGLRPAMSWVGQVTVVKPIEAGQGTSYGLTWRAEDSGFVAVVPAGYADGMPRSAQEKFAVTINGVDYPQVGRVCMDQFVVYLGENPQGVQAGDSAVIFGAAGQSATELADNIGTINYEVVCRPTGRTVATYVSEGEIDEA; this is encoded by the coding sequence ATGAATCTCTTGACCAAACGCATTGATTTGGATGCGATCGCCCATAACACTCGGCTGCTCAAAAATCTGGCAGGTCCCGCGAAGCTCATGGCCGTGGTCAAGGCAAATGCTTATAACCATGGCGTGGAGCGCGTGGCTCCGGTCATTGCGCAAAATGGCGCTGATGCTTTTGGCGTGGCAACCCTCGCGGAGGCGCTGCAGCTGCGCGAAATCGGTATTAAGCAGGAAGTCCTGTGCTGGATTTGGTCGCCTGAGCAGGACTATACCGCTGCAATTGCGCAGAATATTGATTTGGCAGTGGTTTCTCCTCAGCATGCGCAGGCACTGATTAACACTGATGCTAAGCACATTAGGGTGAGTGTAAAGATCGATACTGGTTTGCACCGATCTGGTGTTGATGAGCAGGACTGGCATGAGGTTTTTAGCCAGCTGCACGCTGCCCCTCATATCGAGGTCACAGGCCTTTTCACGCACCTTTCCTGCGCCGATGAGCCGGAAAATCCAGAAACTGATGCCCAAAATGACGCTTTTCGACGCGCCCTCGCCGTAGCCCACAGCGTGGGCCTTGAGGTACCGGTTAACCACATGTGCAACTCGCCGGCAGCGCTCACCCGCCCGGATCTACATTTCCAGATGATCCGTCCGGGTCTGGCTCTTTATGGACTGGAGCCTATTGAAGGGTTGGATCATGGATTACGCCCAGCCATGAGCTGGGTGGGGCAGGTGACCGTCGTAAAGCCTATTGAGGCCGGTCAGGGCACCTCCTATGGCCTTACCTGGAGGGCTGAGGACTCCGGTTTTGTGGCGGTTGTCCCAGCAGGTTATGCCGATGGCATGCCACGTTCGGCGCAGGAGAAGTTTGCTGTGACCATTAATGGCGTGGATTATCCGCAGGTGGGTCGTGTGTGTATGGACCAATTTGTCGTTTACTTGGGTGAAAATCCCCAAGGTGTGCAAGCTGGTGATAGTGCCGTTATTTTTGGCGCAGCGGGCCAAAGCGCTACTGAATTAGCTGACAATATTGGCACCATTAACTATGAAGTTGTGTGCCGTCCCACTGGTCGCACCGTGGCCACCTATGTGTCTGAAGGAGAAATTGATGAAGCCTGA
- the tsaE gene encoding tRNA (adenosine(37)-N6)-threonylcarbamoyltransferase complex ATPase subunit type 1 TsaE codes for MKPDFPTSGTRRFEEAADTQAFGEEVGRALEAGDVVILDGPLGAGKTTFTQGLARGLQVKGRVTSPTFVIAREHRSEVGGPDLIHMDAYRLLGEDDESADPIGALDSLDLDTDLDSGVVVAEWGGGLVEQISESYLFISIDRETAVAEDPDSEARIFNWEWRSGQIV; via the coding sequence ATGAAGCCTGATTTTCCTACTTCCGGAACCCGTCGCTTTGAGGAAGCCGCTGATACCCAAGCTTTTGGCGAGGAGGTTGGTCGTGCTCTAGAGGCTGGCGATGTGGTGATTTTGGATGGGCCACTGGGCGCTGGAAAAACTACCTTTACCCAAGGTCTGGCGCGTGGTCTGCAGGTGAAGGGGCGCGTGACCTCGCCAACCTTCGTCATTGCCCGTGAACACCGTTCTGAAGTTGGTGGCCCAGACCTTATCCATATGGATGCCTACCGCTTATTGGGCGAAGATGATGAGAGCGCAGATCCCATCGGAGCGTTGGATTCTTTGGATCTAGACACTGATTTGGATTCGGGTGTTGTGGTTGCTGAATGGGGTGGGGGACTAGTGGAGCAAATTTCTGAGTCCTACCTGTTTATCTCCATTGACCGCGAAACTGCCGTTGCCGAGGATCCAGATTCCGAAGCACGAATTTTTAACTGGGAGTGGCGCAGCGGTCAGATTGTGTGA